In Streptomyces chartreusis NRRL 3882, the following are encoded in one genomic region:
- a CDS encoding winged helix-turn-helix transcriptional regulator: MGTRGRRPGSYVCGIDAAMDVIGGKWKVLILWALHERPCRFGELRRELPGITEKVLASHLREMEADGLVHREAYDEVPPRVEYSLTPRGVSLNEALEPLGAWGKANVLGGSPAAGQMREDDDVPLVPGAA; this comes from the coding sequence CCGGGGTCGTACGTCTGCGGGATCGACGCGGCGATGGACGTGATCGGCGGCAAGTGGAAGGTGCTGATCCTCTGGGCGCTGCACGAGCGGCCCTGCCGCTTCGGCGAGCTGCGCCGCGAGCTGCCGGGGATCACCGAGAAGGTGCTGGCCTCGCACCTGCGGGAGATGGAGGCCGACGGCCTGGTGCACCGCGAGGCGTACGACGAGGTGCCGCCCCGGGTGGAGTACTCGCTGACCCCCCGGGGCGTCTCCCTGAACGAGGCACTGGAACCGCTGGGGGCCTGGGGGAAGGCCAACGTGCTGGGAGGGTCACCGGCTGCCGGTCAGATGCGCGAAGACGACGACGTTCCCCTGGTACCCGGAGCCGCGTGA